In Cupriavidus sp. EM10, the genomic window GTTGCTTAAACATTGTATTTGGCGTCCCGGCGGAGGTGTCAGCACACCTCATTGCATCTCCGCTGGTCCAGAAGATCTCCTTTACGGGGTCCACTGCTGTTGGCAAACAACTAGCAGCTCTAGCAGGATCCCATATGAAGCGAATCACTATGGAGCTTGGTGGTCACTCCCCTGCAATCGTCTTCGACGATGCGGATGTCCATACCGCCGCCGAGATGCTTGCAAACTACAAGCTGCGAAACGCTGGTCAGGTATGCGTCTCGCCCTCCCGCTTCTTCGTCCAGCGCGGGGCTTACGATAGGTTCCTCAGGCGTTTTACGGACGTCATTGGCGCAGTGCGGGTCGGCAACGGTATAGACAGCTCGACACAGATGGGACCGCTCGCAAACCAACGCCGTGTTGCTGCAATGGAAGGGTTGATTGCCGACTCCAAAGCGCGCGGCGGAAAGGTTGTCGTGGGAGGGACCAGGTGCAGCGACACAGGACATTTCTTCGCGCCCAGCGTCGTTATAGACATTTCAGACGACTCCATGCTCATGACTTGCGAGCCATTCGGCCCTGTCGCCCCGGTTGTAGCGTTCGACGATCTGGATGAGGTGCTGGCACGGGCGAACAAACTGACTTACGGCCTGTCGTCTTACGTGTTTACCGAGTCAGCGAAGACAGCGCATGCTGTCTCTACCCGCCTTGAGGCCGGCATGGTCAACATCAACCACTTTGGAAGCGCTCTCGCCGAAACACCGTTTGGAGGCATTAAAGATAGCGGTATCGGGAGTGAGGGTGGGACCGAGACGTTCGACGGCTATCTCGTCACGAAATTTGTAACTCAAGTGTAGATCGGGGGCCGCAAAGGGCGATACGTCGCCCTTTCCCCCGAAGCTACGTTCCCAGTCAGGTTTTGGCGCCTAAGTGAGTGTTAGGCGCCTTTTTATTAGCGTATAGGTCGCGGCAGTGCGCCCCATATTGGGCGATGCGGTTGCTCTCGGCGACTCTGACAACTCCCTGCATGGCTCCGCAGTTGCAGCGCAAGCGCGGCCGGCTAGCGATAAGCCTTCTCGAATCGTGTCGTCTTCCAGGAAGATTCGTTGGTATTACTCGTGGTCCAGCCACGGTTCTCTTTTGAACATCTTATCGATGATGGGGAACATCGCGATCACCGTCTGCAACTCCTCGGGCGTCAATCCCTCCATGCGCTTGCCCAGTGCCGCCGTCCGCTGTGCGGCCAATTTGCCGGCCACAGCCCGGCCTTCATCAGTAATCTGAATCATGTTGTTGTACGAGCCGACGGGTGCGGAGCGCGCGATTAACTCGGCGTCGACCATCCGCCCGACAATCTGCGTCATCGTAGGCAATCTGACGCCTTCATTCCTGGCCAGATCGCTAACTCGCATCGGCCCTCTTACGAGCAATGCACTAAGAACAGCGCTCTGCGCGGGGGCACGTGCGCCGCTCTCATTTCCCGCCGCAGCGCTACAACGATCCGCATCAAGCGGGGTCTAAGTTCGTCCGCAAGCATTTCAACCGTAGGTTCTGTCATGTCTACAAAAAGGGGGCAATCACTGAGCAGATGATATAACGATTCAGTGAAGAATGATCGCGCGAAGTACCTGGAGGCACCGAGTCGATATGGTCCGACTGGTGAGGGTAGCGACCACGCAGACAGCGGCGGCGCGTGAAGGGGTTCTGTGCCTGTGGCCGGGTAGCAACTCAAGGCCGGGCCTTGTCGCGTTCGTTCGCGATGGCCGGAGCACCAATCTTGATGGAGAGGGATGACGAGACGAGGCGCTGGCTGGCGCTCTCGTCTCAAGGCGTCGACGCTTGATCCGCCGACGCGCGGAGCTTGCTAACTCAGCTTGACCAGGTCCTTCTTGTACGTCTTCGCCTTGTTAATGTAGTCGTCAGCGTTCTTCTCGATCGCAGCTTTGACTTCCTCCGTTAGTTCACGTACCTGCTTTGCAGGTGTGCCCATGACCAAGCCTCCTGCCGGGAAGTTCTTGCGCTCGCCGATCAAGGATCCGGCCCCCACGAGGCATTGTTGTCCGAGTTCGGATCCATTCAGGATCACAGCCTGAATGCCGACCAGACTACGTGCTCCGACCTTGCAACCGTGAAGCATCGCCTGGTGTCCAATGGAGACCATCTCGCCTACCTCGACGGGAAAGCCAGGATCGGTGTGCAACACAGCCCCTCCTGGACGTTCACGCCTCGCCTAATCGTGATCTTTTCATTGTCGCCGCGGATCACAGCGCCGGGCCAGATGGACACGTCTTCGGCGATTTCCACGTCGCCGATGATTACCGCATGCTCGGATACATACGAGCTCGGATGAATTGTCGGTTCTTTCTCTCCAATTCGATAGATCGCCACAAAATGCTCCTCTTATCTTGATGTGACTAACTTTTCGCCGACCGCGTTACTTGCAGGAGGCGAAACACTACTGCATGGGCCGCTCTCGCAGCCCGTGCCGACTTCGACGCCGTTTCTTGCCCTGCCGCTAGATAAATACTTGTTCCTCTGGTTGGACTGCCGGCTCGATTGCATCATCCAGTACCTCGATCCAGTGCTTTACTGGCGTGGGCGTTCCACTTTGCAAATGCTGGATGCAACCGATGTTCGCGGACACGATGCAGTCAGGTTGCTTCTCGCTCAGATGCTCGATCTTGCGGTCTCTGAGCTGGAGTGAAATTTCGGGCTGCAGAACGGAGTAGGTGCCGGCTGAGCCGCAACAAAGGTGACTCTCCACGCTGGCACGATGAACGGAAAAGCCCAACTGTCCCAGATGCTCCTCCACCACTCCCCGCAGCTTCTGGCCGTGTTGCAGCGTGCACGGCGGATGGAACGCCAAGGCCGGCTTGTCGCACGCTTTGACTTTGCCGCGCAGTCTTGGCAGAAGTTCAGGAAGCAATTCGCTCAGGTCGCGGGTCAACTCGCTAACCCGAGCTGCCTTCTCGGCGTACTCCGCGTCATGCTTTAGCAAGTCGGCGTAGTCCTTCACGGTCGCGCCGCAGCCGGACGCGTTCATGACAATTGCCTCGACTTCACCGCTGGAAATCGCCGGCCACCAGGCGTCGATGTTTCTGCGCATATCATCGAGGCCGCCCTTGTGATCTCCGGTGTGCAGCCGGATCGCGCCACAGCAACCGGCTCGAGGAACACTTACAACCTGAAAGTCGGCTGCATCGAGTACCCGCGCGGTCGCAGAATTGATGTTCGGCATCATCGCCGGCTGCACACAACCTTCGAGCATGAGCACTTTCCTGGCGTGGCGGCGCGTTGGGCGCTGACCCGCAGGTCTGCTCGGCGTAAGCTTGTTGGCGAGCTTGGAAGGAAGTAGCGGCCGAACCATTCGGCCAATCTTCATGGCCGGCAAGAACAATGGCGAAGTTAGCCCCTCACGCAGCAGCCAACGCACCGCGCGGTCTTTTGGCGGACGAGGAATTCGCTCATCGACTAGCTTCCGCCCAATGTGAACTAGCTTGCCGTACTCGACACCGCTGGGACAGGTGCTTTCACAGTTCCGGCACGTCAAGCAGCGGTCTAGATTCTGTTGGGTGCTTGCTGTGACCTCTTCCCCTCAAGCAACTGCTTCATCAAGTAGATGCGTCCCCGGGGTCCGTTACGTTCATCGCCCAGAAGCAGGTAAGTCGGACACGTTGCCGTACAAAAGCCGCAATGCACGCACTTGCGCAGAATCTCTTCGGCCTCCGCCCCTTCTGGAGTGTTGGCAAACTCATGACTTAGTTTGTCTGCATATGGAGCCCCTTACAGGCCGGGGTAGAGTCGACCAACATTGAAGATGCCATCGGGATCAAACGCTTGCTTGAGATTGCGATGAATCTCGAAGAGCGCATCGCTCGGTGGCGTGAACACGCCGCTCCTATGATGCGGATCCCTGAACAGCGTGGCGTGACCACCAAGCGATGACGCCATTTCCCGAACGTCCTCGATGGGATCGTCGGTGTATAGCCATCTCAATGCACCACCCCATTCAATAAGCTGATTCGCGGCCAAGAAGGGTTGGGAGACTGCCGGAACGGAAACACGCCAGAGAGGCGCGTCGCTCTGTGAAAAGAAGTCGTGGCGGTGGTCGCGGACGGCATCCCACCAGGACAACGCTTCGTCTGGTTCCAGCTCAGTCCCGCCCAAACGCTTTCTGGCTTCCGTGACAGCAGAGGCTGCACCACTCAGTCGGAGGAACAGCTTTCCGTCGTGCCAGGCACTCGCATTGACTGGCAATGCTTGCCGAGTCAGCCCGTTTAAGAGAGACAACGCCCCTGCTTCGTCGCGTTCAATGAACAGGGTGATCCTCGATGAATGAATGGGCAGAACCTTCAGCGAGACCTCACAGATAACACCGAGTGTTCCCATTGAGCCCGCCAGGAGACGCGAAACGTCATAACCGGCAACGTTCTTCATCACTTGCCCGCCGAATGTCAGAAGCTCGCCTTTGCCGTTAATCATGGTCGCGCCGAGAACGAAGTCCCGAATGGACCCTACCCCGACGCGTGCTGGCCCGCTCA contains:
- a CDS encoding NAD-dependent succinate-semialdehyde dehydrogenase is translated as MYPELSLYINGEFLGIEGRRHQDVVNPATEEVVGRLPLATREDLDTAVEAAHRAFLTWRDSSPLERSAILRKVAELARQRAPEIGRNMTIDQGKPLHEAVGEVTVCAEHADWHAEEARRIYGRVIPSRNPNVRQLVLRQPVGVCAAFTPWNFPFNQAIRKISAALGAGCTIILKGPEETPSAVLAIAQLFHDAGLPPGCLNIVFGVPAEVSAHLIASPLVQKISFTGSTAVGKQLAALAGSHMKRITMELGGHSPAIVFDDADVHTAAEMLANYKLRNAGQVCVSPSRFFVQRGAYDRFLRRFTDVIGAVRVGNGIDSSTQMGPLANQRRVAAMEGLIADSKARGGKVVVGGTRCSDTGHFFAPSVVIDISDDSMLMTCEPFGPVAPVVAFDDLDEVLARANKLTYGLSSYVFTESAKTAHAVSTRLEAGMVNINHFGSALAETPFGGIKDSGIGSEGGTETFDGYLVTKFVTQV
- the glcE gene encoding glycolate oxidase subunit GlcE, which produces MVGGGTKCFYGEEPSGEPCDVRRLSGICSYEPSELVVTARAGTPLEELEAVLAEHNQYLAFEPPRFAKGSTVGGAVAAGLSGPARVGVGSIRDFVLGATMINGKGELLTFGGQVMKNVAGYDVSRLLAGSMGTLGVICEVSLKVLPIHSSRITLFIERDEAGALSLLNGLTRQALPVNASAWHDGKLFLRLSGAASAVTEARKRLGGTELEPDEALSWWDAVRDHRHDFFSQSDAPLWRVSVPAVSQPFLAANQLIEWGGALRWLYTDDPIEDVREMASSLGGHATLFRDPHHRSGVFTPPSDALFEIHRNLKQAFDPDGIFNVGRLYPGL